The Stenotrophomonas sp. ZAC14D1_NAIMI4_1 DNA segment GTGATTGCCGAGGGCATCGAGACAGGCGACGAGGCGCGCTGCCTGTCCGATCTGGGCATCACGCTGATGCAGGGGTACTGGTTTGCGCGACCCCGGTTTGAGGCCGCCGCTTCCGAGGCGGATATTGCCTGGGAGGGCTGAGCTTCGCGCCGGCATTCATTTCAGTGCATCGGATGCGATCTCTTTCGAATGCGGGGCACTGAGGAATGCCGCCGTCGCCATCGCGATGGCAATCATCACGCACGCCACCGCGAAGGCCGTGCTGACCTGCTGGGGCCCTGCCCCATCCGGTGCCAGCGCAAAGAATACCCCACCCACCAGTGCAACCGACAGCGCCGCACCCATCTGCATGGCTGCGGTGACCGCGCCAGCGGCAAGGCCCGCCCAGCGCGGCTCCACCCGGTCAACATTGAGCCTGACCAGCGCGGGCAAGGCGATGCCCTGCCCCATGCCGAGCAGCACCAGCGGCGCGACAAGCAGGCTGGGCCTGCCGGTTGCTGCCAGGCCAGCGGCTGCCAGAAGCGCGAGTGCCTCCAATCCCATGCCGAACGCCGCAACCCGCCCACCCAGCCAGCGGGACAAACGCAACCCGCAGCTTGGGCCAAGCAGCTGGCCAATGCCCAGCGGCAGGATGGCCAGGCCTGCGGCAAGTGCATCGTGGTGCAGCCCTGCCTGCTGGTACACGGCGAAGACCAGGAAGAAGGCGGCCAGCGCGTAGAAGCACACGGCAGCCAGCAGGCCGCGCGGCAACCCCGAGGCGAGGGTGAGGGCCGATGGCGGCACGAGGGGTGATGCGCCCGAGCGTTCCAGATGCGTCTGGTAGCGCCAGAAGACGGTGAGCAGCGCAGGGCTGAGTGCGAACAGTGCCAGGCTCCACCAGGGCCAGCCGCGTTCGCGGCCCTCGATAAGGGGAACGACCAGCGCAAGCGCGCCAGCGGCCAGCAGCACGGCACCCCGGTAATCCATGGCACTCGCTTGCCCTGCCCGGGTTTCACGAACCAGCAGCAGCGCTGCGGGAACAGCGAGCGCGATGATGGGGAGGTTGATGAGGAACACGGCCCGCCAGCCCAGGCCCAGTGCGTCCGCTGATACCAGCCATCCGCCCAGAAGCTGGCCGCCGACGGATGCCAAGCCGAAGGTCAGCCCATACAGCCCCAGCGCGCGCCCCTTCCCTGCCGGTGGAAACAGTGCATGGATGGACGCCAGTGACTGCGGCGCCATGACGGCTGCGGATATTCCTTGTAACAGCCTGCCGGCCACCAGCAAGGCGGCAGAGTCAGCCAGTCCGCAGATCGCGGAAGCCAGGCCAAACCCCAGCATGCCGGCCACGAAGGCGCGACGCCGGCCGTGGGTATCGCCCAGCCGCCCGCCCAGAATGAGCGTAACGGCGTAAGCCATCGCGTACACCGATACGACCAGCTGCGTAACGTCGGCAGACGCACGCAGGTCGGCACGGATGCTGGGCAGTGCCACGTTGACGATGAAGAAGTCCAGCGGCGGCAACAGTGTGCCCGTCAGCAGCACCGCCAGCGCCGGCCAGCGGCGCGCATCAGGCGCCTCGGAGTTCTGATCGGGATTCACGTGACCCGCCTGGGGAATGTAGTGGAGGACATGCGTGCGGGTTCAGCGCATGCCGCCCGAGCCGAGAATGTTCTCGCCGGTCACCCAGCCCGCATCGCTGGATGCGAGGAAAGAGACGATCGACGCGATGTCGGCGACCTGGCCGATCCGGCCCAGCGGTGTCTGCTGCTCATTCCAGGCCTGGAAGTCCGAGCCCATGACGCCATTGGCGTGTGTGCCTTCGGTCTCGATCAGGCCGGGGTTGACCGAGTTGACGCGGATGCCGCGTGGGCCCAGTTCACGGGACAGCACGCCGGTGATCGCGTCGATGGCGCCCTTGGTGCCGGTGTAGATGGCACTCTCGGCAGGCAGCACGCGGGTGACGAAGGAGCTGACATTGACGATGCTGCTGCCTTCGCCAAGCAGCGGCGCGGCGGCGCCGGTGACCAGCAGGGTGCCCAGGACGTTGAGGTCGAACTGTTGGCGATACCGTTCCTCGGTGGTGTCCTCGATTTTCGCAAACTGGTACATGCCGGCGTTGTTGACGACGATGTCCAGCCTGCCGAAGTGGTCGAGCGCCGCCGCGACCAGCGCATCCACGTCGGTCTTGCTGCGGACGTCGGCGCGTACCGCCACTGCCGTTCCGCCGTTGGCCTCGATCTCCGCGACAAGGGCCGTGGCCGCATCTTCAGCGGAGGCGTAGTTGACCACGACGCGTGCGCCATCGCTGGCGAGGCGGCGGGCAATGCCTGCGCCGATGCCCTTTGAAGCGCCGGTGACCAGCGCGACTTTTCCATTCAGTGTGCCCATTGCGTGCAATTCCGGATCTGGCTGCCCCGTGTGGGGCGGGGAGTGCATGGTGGACCTTTCAGGATTGTCTGGGCACTGACGCTGCTGCATAGTTGACGTTCAATTTTGAACCGGTGGGCCTGACCGTGGAATGGAGTGACATCCGCGTTTTTCTGGCGGTGGTCCGCAGCCGCTCCCTCGGGGAAGCCGCCCGCAGCCTCGGCGTGAGCCATCCGACGGTGGGGCGGCGGGTGAAGGCCTTGGAGGATGAGGCCGAGCAGCCGCTGTTCCGCAGAACGAAGGACGGCCTGGTACTGACCGATGCCGGCGATGCAGTGTTGTCGCTGGCAGAATCGATGGAGGCATCCGCACTCGCCATGGAACGGCGCCTGGCGGGCAGCCAGGATCGATTGGAAGGCATCCTGCGGATTTCCTCGGCGGACTGGTTTGCCGCCCACGTGCTGGCCCCCAGCCTGGCCGAGCTCGGCCGGCAGCACCCAGGGGTGGTACCGGAAATCATTGCCAGCTACCGCCTGCTCGATCTGTCCCGGCGCGAGGCGGATGTAGCGTTCCGCATCGTTCCCTTCAGCGAGCCGGAGATCGTGCAGCGCCGCCTGATGGCCATGCCGTATGGGCTGTATGGATCGGAGGCGACGGTACGCGCGGTAGCGGATGATCCGCGCTCGGCCAGGCTCATCCTGATGAACGCGGCGCAGGCCCACTTTCCCGACGTGACCTGGCTGATCGAGACCTTCCCTGAGTCGAAGCCGGCCTTCAGCAGCACCAGTCGCAGCGTCCAGGCGCAGATGTGCGCGCGCGGCGTGGGCGTTGCCGTCCTGCCGCGTCCATTGGGTGAGCAGGTGGTCGGGCTGCATCGCATCGACGCATTCGGGCAACCGCCCTCGCGTGATGTCTGGGTGGGCTACCACCAGGATCTGCGCCATATGGATCGGCTGCGGGCAATGTTGGAGATCGCGGAACGGATGCTGCCGCACGCCAGTGCGATAGAGCAGCATTCTTCCAGGGCATCCTGACGCGTGCCGACGCCACGCCGCCATCACGGCGTGGCGCGCATAACACTGCCGGCCTCCCCTTCCGTGCCCTGGCAGCCGCGCTGTGATCGACCCCACCCCCGATGGCCCCGAGCGCCGGCGCGCCGAGCGTGGCCTGGATGGCCTGAATTTCTTCCTGGCAGACGTGCGTGATGGGCTGGGACCCTACCTGGCCATCTATCTGCTGTCGGTACACCACTGGCAGCCGGCCAGCATTGGTGCGGTCATGACGGTGTCGGCCATCATCGGGTTGCTGACCCAGACGCCCGCCGGCGCGCTGATGGACCGCATCCATGCCAAGCGGATGACCCTGGCCATCGCTGCCCTGCTGGTGACTGCCAGTTGCCTGTTGCTGCCGTGGACGCAGGGCTTTGCGGTGGTGGCCTCGACCCAGGCGTTGAGTGCCGTAGCGGCCTCGGTGATCGCCCCGGCCATTGCGGCCATTTCGCTGGGTGTCAGCGGGCCGCGCGCGTTCGCGCGTCGCATGGGGCGCAACGAGACCTTCAACCATGCCGGCAACGTGGTGGCGGCCCTGCTGGCCGGTGGCCTGGCCTACCTGTGGGGGCCGACGGTGGTGTTCTACCTGATGGCGGTGATGACATTGGCCAGCGTAGCCGCCGCGGGCGCGATCCCAGGGGCGGCCATCAATGATGCACAGGCGCGTGGCTTGGCTGCCCAGCCGCAGGGGGCAAACCCACCCTCCCCCGGGCGCCTGCTGTTGCGGGACCGCCGGTTGTTGCTGCTGGCCGCATGCAGCTGCCTGTTCCACCTTGCCAACGCGGCGATGCTGCCCCTGGTGGGGCAGAAGCTTTCGCTGAGCAGCCCTACCCTGGCGACCACGCTGACTGCCGGCTGCATTGTTGCCGCGCAGCTGGTGATGATCCCGGTGGCGTGGCTGGTGGGCGCCCGTGCTGATCGCTGGGGCCGGCGCCCGCTGTTGCTGGCGGGCTTTCTGATCCTGCCGGTCCGTGCCGCCCTCTACCCCTTGTCCGATGCCCCGGCGTGGCTGCTGGGCGTGCAGCTGCTGGATGGCGTCGGCGCGGGCATCTTTGGTGCGCTCATCCCCATCATGGTGAGTGACCTGAGCGAGGGGACCGGGCGTTTCAACGTCACCCTGGGCGCGGTCACCACGGTGTTCGGGGTGGGCGGCGCACTGAGCCCCGCTCTGGCGGGCTTCATCGTGCAGCGCGAAGGCTATGATGCCGCCTTCCTGGTGTTGGCGGTGATCGCCACGGCGGCATTGCTGCTGGCGTTGAAGGTGCCGGAGACACGGCGTGGGCTGGCAATCGAGCGCTCCCCGTAGGGAGCGCAGGCGAGCTAGCTCTCCGTTACCCGGCCAGGGTGAAGACTGAGCCTGAGTCAACGCGGATGTTGGCGCCATTGATGAAGCTGGCTCGCTCGGAGCACAGCAGCAGCACGGCGGCGGCAACCTCTTCCGGTCGCCCACGACGCTTGAGCACCATACCGGGGCGCTCTTCATCCAGGAAGGTGCGGATGGCCTCCTCGAATGACATGCCCTTTTCCTTGGCGCGCTTGTGCATCATGGCGTCGGTCATGGGCGTATGGATGAAGGCCGGCGACACGGTATTGATCATGATGTTGTCCTTGCCGTACTGCTTGGACAGGCCCTTGGCCAGGCTCAGGACGCCCGCCTTGGACGCGCAGTACGGCAGTTCGTCGGTATACGGCTGCACGGCATCTTCCGAAGCAAACAGCACGATGCGGCCCCAACCCTTGGTACGCATCGCGGGGATGGCCTGGCGGCACATGCGTACTGCGCCCATCAGGTTGATATCCAGCGTGCGCAGCCAGCCCTCGTCGCCCACATCAAGGAAATCGCCGGTGGCCCCGGTGACGCCGGCCGCGTTGACGTAGATGTCCGGGTCGCCCAGCGCGCTGCGTACGGTGTTCCAGATGCGCTCGACGTCCTCGGCTTCGGTCACGTCACCGGCGACAGCCATCACCTCGCCCAGCGGCGTCAGCTCCTGCAGGGCCTCATCCAGCGTGCCGTCGGGCACATCGGTGATGGCAACGCGCGCGCCGGCCTGCAGCAACTCGCGTGCGGTCTGCTTGCCCATGCCCGAATCAGCACCGCTGACCAGCGCAATGCGCCCTTCTATTCCGAGATCCATGATGTGTCCTTCTTGGGGGAGAGTGTGGTGCGGCGCGGTGGCAGCATCTGCAGGAAGCGCTCGGCGGTGCGCAGGCCCAGCGCCATCTGGGTCAATGCCGGGTTGGCGGCCAGCGCGCTGGGGAAGATGGAGTTGTCGCAGATGAAGAGATTGGGGATGTCGAAGCTGCGGCCGTCGCCATCCACGACCGCGGTTTCAGCCGAATCGCCCATGCGGCAGGTACCGAGGGTGTGGGCCGAGCGCGCGGCGGCGAAGATGCCGGTAGCACCTGCGGCCTGCCAGATGCGGGTGAGCTGGGCCTGCGCGTGCGCGTCCAGTGCCCTTTCGTTCGCGCCGTAGCTGAAATCGACCCGAGCGCGCCGCATGCCAAAGGCATCACGCTCGTCGCTGAGGGTCAGCTGGTTGCCGTCCTGTGGCAGGCATTCGCCGTTGATGCCGATGCCGGCCAGATGCCGGTAGGAAGAGAGCGCATCCACCAGTGGCTGGCCCCACAGGCCGGCGCCCCGGGCCAGTGTATTGGCCAGTGTGGCTGGCTGCACGCCCAGGCTCTGTACCAGGTAGCCCCCAGCGAACGAGGCGTCGTGCGGCCGCACGAAATCTTCTGTGATGAGCGAAGACGGGTAGCCGCGGTTCATGCACATGTCAGCTGCGAAGAACCCCCACACCTGGGTGGCCACGTGGGCCATGAAGTTGCGGCCGACCTGGCCGCTGCTGTTGGCCAGCCCCAGGTTAAGCAGAAGGCGCGGTGTTTCCACGCCGCCGGCACACAGGAAGGCAGCGGAGCATTTCACCCGGTGCAGGCGATGCTCGCGTTGATAGACCACTGCAGTGATGCGGCCGTGGGCATCGCGCTCCAGATCCACCACCCGGCTCTGATCGCGAATCGCGGCACCGTGTGCCACGGCCCACGGCAGCCAGGAGGTATCCATGGTGGCCTTCGCGCCGTTGCTGCAGCCCTGGTGGCATGCGCCGCAGTGGTTGCAGGGCTGGCGCAGACCCCAGTGCGGCTGCTGCCGGGCCTGGCTGACCAGCGCGGCGGGCGCATCGGTGGCGCGCACGCCCAGTGCATCACAGCCGCGCTGCATGGCCTGGGCGGAAGCGTTGCGCAGCACGGGTGGATAGCCGTATTGGCGGGAGGCGTCCCACGGATAGTGGGCAGGGCCGGATACACCAATGAACGCCTCGACGCGCTGCACGTACGCCTGCAGCTCTGCCGCTGCGATGGGCCAATCGGCCCCCTGCCCTGTCAGCGAGCGCAGGCGCAGATCGCGCGGGTCTGGCCGTGGGCAGAATGCACCCCAATGGAGGGTGGAGCCACCCACCCCCTGGCCGGAATTGTTGGCCCCGAAGGCGGTGGGGGTCTGGCCGCCGCTGAGCCGCTCTTCCATCCAGTAGATGTCGGTGGCCAGTTCGTCTGCGAGGTGGTCATCGGGCGTGAACGTTCGACCCGCTTCCAGCACCAGCACCGATACGCCGGCTTCGGCCAGACGGGCTGCCAGCGGCGCGCCGCCTGCACCGCTGCCGATGATGACGGCGTCGAACGACTGATCTGCGCTGTGGTTTGGCATGGCGTGACTCAGCATGGCAGCTGCCACGCGTCGATCATGTCCGCCTCTGTGTGCTCGTAACCGGGGCTCCGCGTACCTTTGCCGCCGACAGCGAAACCGTCATAGCCGATGGCGGCCCAGGTCGAGGGAAGACTCATCCAGGTTCTGGCGAACAGCGCTCTCGCATCCTCAAACCAGTGCGCCAGTTGGACGGGGTCCAGTATGGCGTTGTCTGTTGTGGGCGCGCTCTGCTGTTGTACCCGATCAAGCAGTGCGTGCTGTTCAGCAGGGGTAAGCGTGGCGAATCCGTTGGCGGCCGCATCCAGTTGATCCAAGGCCTGCGCCCATGCCTCGGCGTCGGCAGGCAGATCGGCAAAGCGCCAGCCATCGCTTTCGTGGTTCACAAGCGAGTGAGCGACGCGCAACGCCAGATCGTTGGGGTCTGCGCCGGGTACGAGACATGTCGCCAAGGCAGCCAGCAGTTTCAGGTGCCCTGCCGGCATTGCCGACGTCGGCAGCGGTAGCGGTCTCGCATGCCGCGCCAGCAGGCGGGCACGCATGCGCGGTGCGACGCGTTCG contains these protein-coding regions:
- a CDS encoding MFS transporter, whose amino-acid sequence is MIDPTPDGPERRRAERGLDGLNFFLADVRDGLGPYLAIYLLSVHHWQPASIGAVMTVSAIIGLLTQTPAGALMDRIHAKRMTLAIAALLVTASCLLLPWTQGFAVVASTQALSAVAASVIAPAIAAISLGVSGPRAFARRMGRNETFNHAGNVVAALLAGGLAYLWGPTVVFYLMAVMTLASVAAAGAIPGAAINDAQARGLAAQPQGANPPSPGRLLLRDRRLLLLAACSCLFHLANAAMLPLVGQKLSLSSPTLATTLTAGCIVAAQLVMIPVAWLVGARADRWGRRPLLLAGFLILPVRAALYPLSDAPAWLLGVQLLDGVGAGIFGALIPIMVSDLSEGTGRFNVTLGAVTTVFGVGGALSPALAGFIVQREGYDAAFLVLAVIATAALLLALKVPETRRGLAIERSP
- a CDS encoding MFS transporter: MNPDQNSEAPDARRWPALAVLLTGTLLPPLDFFIVNVALPSIRADLRASADVTQLVVSVYAMAYAVTLILGGRLGDTHGRRRAFVAGMLGFGLASAICGLADSAALLVAGRLLQGISAAVMAPQSLASIHALFPPAGKGRALGLYGLTFGLASVGGQLLGGWLVSADALGLGWRAVFLINLPIIALAVPAALLLVRETRAGQASAMDYRGAVLLAAGALALVVPLIEGRERGWPWWSLALFALSPALLTVFWRYQTHLERSGASPLVPPSALTLASGLPRGLLAAVCFYALAAFFLVFAVYQQAGLHHDALAAGLAILPLGIGQLLGPSCGLRLSRWLGGRVAAFGMGLEALALLAAAGLAATGRPSLLVAPLVLLGMGQGIALPALVRLNVDRVEPRWAGLAAGAVTAAMQMGAALSVALVGGVFFALAPDGAGPQQVSTAFAVACVMIAIAMATAAFLSAPHSKEIASDALK
- a CDS encoding LysR family transcriptional regulator, translated to MTFNFEPVGLTVEWSDIRVFLAVVRSRSLGEAARSLGVSHPTVGRRVKALEDEAEQPLFRRTKDGLVLTDAGDAVLSLAESMEASALAMERRLAGSQDRLEGILRISSADWFAAHVLAPSLAELGRQHPGVVPEIIASYRLLDLSRREADVAFRIVPFSEPEIVQRRLMAMPYGLYGSEATVRAVADDPRSARLILMNAAQAHFPDVTWLIETFPESKPAFSSTSRSVQAQMCARGVGVAVLPRPLGEQVVGLHRIDAFGQPPSRDVWVGYHQDLRHMDRLRAMLEIAERMLPHASAIEQHSSRAS
- a CDS encoding glucose 1-dehydrogenase, which gives rise to MHSPPHTGQPDPELHAMGTLNGKVALVTGASKGIGAGIARRLASDGARVVVNYASAEDAATALVAEIEANGGTAVAVRADVRSKTDVDALVAAALDHFGRLDIVVNNAGMYQFAKIEDTTEERYRQQFDLNVLGTLLVTGAAAPLLGEGSSIVNVSSFVTRVLPAESAIYTGTKGAIDAITGVLSRELGPRGIRVNSVNPGLIETEGTHANGVMGSDFQAWNEQQTPLGRIGQVADIASIVSFLASSDAGWVTGENILGSGGMR
- a CDS encoding SDR family oxidoreductase, whose product is MDLGIEGRIALVSGADSGMGKQTARELLQAGARVAITDVPDGTLDEALQELTPLGEVMAVAGDVTEAEDVERIWNTVRSALGDPDIYVNAAGVTGATGDFLDVGDEGWLRTLDINLMGAVRMCRQAIPAMRTKGWGRIVLFASEDAVQPYTDELPYCASKAGVLSLAKGLSKQYGKDNIMINTVSPAFIHTPMTDAMMHKRAKEKGMSFEEAIRTFLDEERPGMVLKRRGRPEEVAAAVLLLCSERASFINGANIRVDSGSVFTLAG